Proteins co-encoded in one Cytobacillus sp. NJ13 genomic window:
- the lspA gene encoding signal peptidase II, with protein sequence MFYYIIALFVIALDQFTKWLIVKNFELGESVKVIEDFLYITSHRNRGAAWGILQGQMWFFYVITVIVVIGIIYYIQKAAKGKLLLGVSLGLMLGGAIGNFIDRVFRKEVVDFVNTYIFGYDFPVFNIADSALVIGVGLLMIQMLLEEREAKKKEKSYGENGTHHS encoded by the coding sequence GTGTTTTATTACATAATTGCATTGTTCGTAATTGCACTTGATCAGTTTACGAAATGGCTGATCGTAAAGAACTTTGAATTAGGGGAAAGTGTTAAAGTTATTGAGGACTTTCTTTATATTACATCGCACCGCAACCGTGGGGCTGCCTGGGGTATCCTGCAGGGGCAAATGTGGTTTTTCTACGTAATAACCGTTATTGTCGTAATTGGTATCATTTATTACATTCAAAAAGCAGCCAAAGGCAAATTGCTGCTTGGAGTCTCTTTGGGCCTGATGCTGGGCGGAGCGATTGGAAACTTTATTGACAGGGTATTTCGAAAAGAAGTGGTGGATTTCGTTAACACTTATATTTTTGGCTATGACTTCCCCGTTTTCAATATTGCTGACTCGGCACTGGTCATTGGTGTAGGACTATTGATGATTCAGATGCTGCTTGAAGAGAGAGAAGCAAAGAAGAAGGAGAAATCTTATGGAGAAAATGGAACACATCATTCCTGA
- a CDS encoding aspartate carbamoyltransferase catalytic subunit, protein MKHLLTTSELEIKEINTILEDAQHFLNGGTWTPEHKVFVANLFFENSTRTKCSFEVAERRLGLDIIPFEVSTSSVSKGESLYDTVKTLEAIGVHAVVIRHSQDRYFDELADKSGVSILNAGDGCGHHPTQSLLDLLTIKQEFGSFEGLKVAIIGDIAHSRVARSNADALVRLGAKVVFSGPKEWFNKELLENGIYEDVDTAIETSDVVMLLRIQHERHESKANQTAEEYHLAYGLTEEREKTMKPNSIIMHPAPVNRGVEIADCLVECDRSRIFKQMQNGVYIRMAVLKRSIEHNGGGANHVNINQKWPVAY, encoded by the coding sequence ATGAAACATTTGCTCACTACCTCAGAGTTAGAAATTAAAGAAATCAATACAATACTTGAAGATGCGCAACATTTTTTAAACGGCGGAACATGGACTCCCGAACATAAGGTTTTTGTCGCAAACCTCTTTTTTGAGAATAGCACAAGGACAAAATGCAGCTTTGAAGTGGCGGAAAGGCGGCTTGGCCTTGACATAATCCCATTTGAAGTCAGCACGTCAAGTGTATCCAAGGGTGAGTCACTATACGATACGGTAAAAACGCTTGAAGCAATCGGGGTGCATGCAGTCGTTATCCGCCATAGCCAGGATCGCTACTTTGACGAATTGGCAGATAAAAGCGGTGTTTCCATCCTGAATGCAGGGGACGGCTGCGGCCACCATCCAACACAATCACTGCTTGACCTGCTGACAATTAAACAGGAATTCGGTTCCTTTGAAGGATTAAAAGTAGCCATCATCGGTGATATTGCCCATAGCCGTGTAGCAAGATCCAATGCAGATGCACTTGTCCGGCTCGGTGCGAAGGTTGTTTTCTCAGGTCCAAAAGAATGGTTCAATAAAGAATTGCTTGAAAATGGCATCTATGAAGATGTTGACACAGCTATTGAAACTTCTGATGTTGTCATGCTGCTGAGAATCCAGCATGAGCGGCATGAATCGAAAGCCAATCAAACGGCTGAAGAATACCACCTGGCATACGGCCTTACAGAAGAGAGAGAAAAAACTATGAAGCCAAACAGCATCATCATGCATCCGGCGCCAGTAAATCGGGGTGTAGAAATAGCAGATTGCTTGGTGGAATGCGATCGTTCCAGAATCTTCAAACAAATGCAAAATGGTGTGTACATCCGAATGGCTGTATTAAAAAGATCAATTGAACATAATGGAGGGGGAGCTAATCATGTCAACATTAATCAAAAATGGCCAGTTGCTTACTAA
- a CDS encoding solute carrier family 23 protein: protein MHKPILDIKDVPKPAHWLTLSLQHLFAMFGATILVPFLVGLNPAIALISSGLATIAFLIITKWQVPAYLGSSFAFIAPIIAAKAAGGPGAAMIGSFMAGLVYGAVALIIKKAGYRWIMNLLPPIVVGPVIIVIGLALAGTAVGMAMNNPETGEYSMLHFSAALITLGATIIFSIYAKGMLSMVPILAGIIIGYVYSLAVGLIDFSLVQQASWFEMPEFLIPFADYEVRVTLDLALLMIPVAVVTISEHIGHQLVLGKVVGRDYIKEPGLHRSILADGTGTMISALIGGPPKTTYGENIGVLAITKIYSVYVLAGAAVIAIIFGFIGKVTALISSIPTPVMGGVSILLFGIIASSGLRMLVDSKVDFGNNRNLVIASVILVLGIGGAHIEIWAFKLEGMALAAISGVLLNLILPGREEAKEDMFETESKKKIM, encoded by the coding sequence ATGCATAAGCCTATTCTAGATATAAAAGATGTTCCAAAACCAGCTCATTGGCTGACATTAAGTTTACAGCACTTATTCGCAATGTTCGGAGCCACTATACTTGTACCTTTCTTAGTAGGATTAAATCCTGCCATTGCTTTAATCTCAAGCGGACTTGCAACGATAGCTTTTCTCATCATAACTAAATGGCAGGTGCCGGCATACTTAGGGTCATCTTTCGCTTTCATTGCTCCGATCATCGCAGCAAAAGCTGCTGGCGGACCAGGTGCTGCCATGATCGGAAGCTTTATGGCAGGACTCGTATATGGAGCCGTAGCATTGATCATTAAAAAAGCAGGCTACCGCTGGATTATGAATCTTCTTCCGCCAATTGTGGTAGGCCCTGTGATCATAGTAATCGGATTGGCATTAGCAGGTACAGCAGTCGGAATGGCTATGAACAACCCTGAAACAGGTGAATACAGCATGCTGCATTTCTCAGCAGCGCTCATCACTTTAGGTGCAACAATCATCTTCTCCATCTATGCAAAAGGAATGCTCAGCATGGTTCCAATTCTTGCAGGTATCATCATCGGCTATGTATACTCACTGGCAGTGGGCCTGATAGACTTTTCGCTTGTACAGCAGGCATCCTGGTTCGAAATGCCGGAATTCTTAATCCCGTTCGCTGATTATGAAGTGAGGGTAACTCTTGATCTGGCACTTCTAATGATTCCAGTGGCTGTTGTGACAATCTCTGAACATATCGGCCATCAGCTTGTCCTTGGAAAAGTAGTTGGGAGAGATTATATAAAAGAACCGGGACTTCACCGCTCCATCCTTGCTGATGGAACAGGAACAATGATCTCGGCACTAATCGGGGGTCCGCCAAAGACAACTTACGGTGAAAACATTGGCGTACTGGCCATCACGAAAATTTACAGTGTCTATGTACTAGCAGGTGCTGCAGTCATCGCCATCATCTTCGGATTCATTGGCAAGGTAACAGCACTCATCAGCTCGATCCCTACTCCAGTTATGGGCGGCGTGTCGATCCTGCTGTTCGGGATCATCGCATCATCAGGATTAAGAATGCTTGTTGACAGCAAAGTGGATTTTGGAAACAACCGTAACCTGGTTATCGCCTCAGTCATCCTTGTACTCGGAATTGGCGGAGCTCATATCGAAATTTGGGCATTCAAACTGGAAGGAATGGCACTGGCAGCAATCAGCGGCGTTCTTCTGAACCTGATTCTCCCAGGCAGAGAAGAGGCTAAGGAAGATATGTTTGAAACAGAAAGCAAAAAAAAAATAATGTAG
- a CDS encoding RluA family pseudouridine synthase — translation MEKMEHIIPDEQAGERIDKVLSTLNADWSRTQVQQWIKDGNVLVNGQKPKTNYKCTANDKIEISIPEPEELDVVPEKMDLDIYYEDKDVLVVNKPKGMVVHPAAGHGTGTLVNGLMAHCTDLSGINGVMRPGIVHRIDKDTSGLLMVAKNDMAHESLVNQLMNKTVTRKYRAIVHGIIPHDYGTIDAPIARDPKDRQSMTVVDNGKHAVTHFQVLERFRDFTLVECQLETGRTHQIRVHMKYIGYPLAGDPKYGPRKTLDLGGQALHAGVLGFDHPRTGEYLEFEAPMPAYFEELLGKLANNR, via the coding sequence ATGGAGAAAATGGAACACATCATTCCTGATGAACAAGCAGGAGAAAGAATAGATAAAGTGTTATCCACATTGAATGCGGATTGGTCAAGAACGCAGGTTCAGCAATGGATCAAAGACGGCAATGTTCTTGTAAATGGGCAGAAGCCGAAGACCAATTACAAATGTACGGCAAATGATAAAATTGAAATATCAATTCCTGAACCTGAAGAATTGGATGTCGTGCCTGAAAAAATGGATCTGGATATTTATTATGAAGATAAAGACGTCCTGGTGGTAAATAAACCAAAAGGAATGGTAGTCCATCCTGCAGCCGGGCATGGCACTGGCACTCTTGTAAATGGACTTATGGCACATTGCACAGATCTTTCAGGAATTAATGGGGTCATGAGGCCAGGAATTGTTCACAGAATCGATAAAGATACGTCGGGGCTTCTTATGGTTGCAAAGAATGATATGGCACATGAAAGTCTTGTGAACCAGCTGATGAATAAAACCGTTACACGTAAGTACCGTGCCATTGTCCATGGAATTATTCCCCATGATTATGGAACGATTGATGCCCCTATTGCCCGCGATCCCAAAGACCGTCAAAGCATGACCGTTGTTGACAATGGAAAACATGCGGTTACGCATTTTCAGGTCCTTGAGCGTTTCAGGGATTTTACACTGGTGGAATGCCAGCTTGAAACGGGAAGAACCCATCAAATCCGTGTTCATATGAAATACATTGGCTATCCTCTGGCAGGAGATCCTAAATACGGTCCAAGAAAGACTCTTGATCTTGGCGGACAAGCACTGCACGCAGGTGTTCTTGGATTTGATCATCCAAGAACAGGCGAGTACCTGGAATTTGAAGCGCCTATGCCTGCTTATTTCGAAGAGCTATTAGGTAAACTGGCAAATAATCGTTGA
- the pyrR gene encoding bifunctional pyr operon transcriptional regulator/uracil phosphoribosyltransferase PyrR codes for MPQQKAIVLDDQAIRRALTRIAHEIIEKNKGIENCILIGIRTRGIYLANRLAERIEQIEGAKIDVGELDITLYRDDLTKKTENQEPLVKGSDVPKDINDQKVILIDDVLYTGRTVRAALDALIDIGRPSQIQLAVLVDRGHRELPIRADYVGKNIPTSSSEKIVVELKEVDENDQVSIFEN; via the coding sequence ATGCCGCAGCAGAAAGCAATTGTTTTGGATGACCAGGCAATCAGGAGAGCGCTGACAAGGATTGCTCATGAAATCATAGAGAAAAATAAAGGGATCGAAAATTGCATCCTGATTGGAATCCGTACCAGGGGGATTTACCTTGCGAACCGCCTGGCCGAGCGGATCGAACAAATCGAAGGTGCCAAAATTGATGTAGGCGAACTTGATATCACTCTCTATAGAGATGATCTTACGAAAAAGACTGAAAATCAGGAGCCGCTTGTCAAAGGCTCAGATGTTCCAAAAGATATTAATGATCAGAAAGTAATCCTGATCGATGATGTTCTTTATACAGGAAGAACAGTTAGAGCCGCCCTTGATGCGCTGATTGACATCGGCCGGCCATCGCAGATTCAGCTGGCAGTCCTCGTGGACCGGGGCCATAGAGAGCTTCCGATAAGAGCTGATTATGTAGGGAAAAACATTCCAACCTCCAGTTCGGAGAAAATTGTTGTCGAGCTGAAGGAAGTGGATGAAAACGATCAAGTAAGCATTTTTGAAAATTAA